The Streptomyces sp. NBC_01689 genome includes a window with the following:
- a CDS encoding GNAT family N-acetyltransferase has product MDAALTSGEHTGDGDEHTGGEQTGGAHTEPVIRDARELAADPERAAGFAESAHRILADLVAGGAALGWVEPPSPDEVAELLGHVMTAARNGDAALRAAYLGRRLVGLGYWLRYARPTHRPHADLEKIAVDAAAHGRGVGRALTTALVADARAAGIEVLTLDARGDNTGALHLYRSLGFTEYGRLPRFVAVGEHRYDKVFFMLDLRRHG; this is encoded by the coding sequence ATGGACGCGGCCCTGACAAGCGGTGAGCACACCGGCGACGGCGATGAGCACACCGGCGGTGAGCAAACCGGCGGTGCGCACACCGAGCCCGTCATCCGGGACGCCAGGGAACTGGCCGCCGATCCGGAACGCGCGGCCGGGTTCGCGGAGTCGGCCCACCGGATCCTGGCGGACCTGGTCGCCGGAGGTGCCGCGCTGGGCTGGGTCGAACCGCCGTCGCCGGACGAGGTGGCGGAGCTGCTGGGACACGTCATGACCGCGGCGCGGAACGGGGACGCCGCCCTGCGAGCCGCGTACCTCGGCCGCCGGCTCGTCGGGCTGGGGTACTGGCTCCGCTACGCCCGGCCGACCCACCGGCCGCACGCCGACCTGGAGAAGATCGCGGTGGACGCAGCCGCCCACGGCCGGGGCGTGGGCCGGGCACTGACCACCGCGCTCGTCGCCGACGCCCGGGCGGCGGGCATCGAGGTCCTCACCCTGGACGCCCGCGGCGACAACACCGGAGCCCTGCACCTCTACCGTTCGCTGGGCTTCACCGAATACGGCCGTCTGCCCCGCTTCGTCGCGGTCGGTGAACACCGCTACGACAAGGTCTTCTTCATGCTGGACCTCCGCCGGCACGGCTGA
- a CDS encoding VOC family protein has translation MKSIDSVTLEVADTTAAARFYSTAFGLEPSQVRLRDSQSPTTGFRGFTLSLVVSQPGNVDALVDAALEAGATALKPTAKSLWGYGGVVQAPDGTIWKIATSAKKDTGPVTRAFDELVLLLGVEDVKAAKRFYVERGLTVGKSFGGKYVEFVAGPGSVKPALYKRSALAKDAGVPADGTGSHRIVLAGATGPFTDPDGFVWEADVPLPATA, from the coding sequence ATGAAGTCCATCGATTCCGTGACCCTCGAGGTGGCCGACACCACGGCCGCCGCCCGCTTCTACTCCACCGCCTTCGGACTGGAGCCGTCGCAGGTGCGCCTGCGTGACTCGCAGTCACCCACGACGGGGTTCCGCGGGTTCACCCTGTCCCTGGTGGTGTCCCAGCCGGGCAACGTCGACGCCCTGGTCGACGCGGCCCTGGAAGCGGGCGCCACCGCCCTGAAGCCCACCGCGAAGTCGCTGTGGGGCTACGGCGGCGTCGTCCAGGCCCCGGACGGCACGATCTGGAAGATCGCGACGTCGGCGAAGAAGGACACGGGCCCGGTCACCCGCGCCTTCGACGAACTCGTCCTCCTGCTGGGCGTCGAGGACGTCAAGGCCGCCAAGCGGTTCTACGTGGAGCGGGGCCTCACCGTCGGGAAGAGCTTCGGCGGCAAGTACGTGGAGTTCGTCGCCGGGCCGGGTTCCGTCAAGCCGGCCCTGTACAAGCGCAGCGCTCTCGCCAAGGACGCGGGTGTCCCCGCCGACGGCACCGGATCGCACCGGATCGTCCTCGCGGGCGCCACCGGCCCGTTCACCGACCCGGACGGGTTCGTATGGGAAGCCGACGTCCCTCTGCCGGCCACCGCTTGA
- a CDS encoding helix-turn-helix transcriptional regulator encodes MQEPVGVASQDPSARGGEEPVPGVVHGDVDPAQGSANTCSTTRRTAAELRAAGGTTPRTEPGAVDRLTPQEFQIATLISQGLTNPQIADQLFLSPRTIDYHLHKVFAKLHLTSRTQLVRDGLPHLADPAS; translated from the coding sequence GTGCAGGAACCTGTAGGAGTCGCTTCCCAGGACCCATCGGCTCGGGGCGGGGAAGAGCCCGTACCCGGCGTTGTTCACGGCGACGTCGATCCGGCCCAGGGTTCCGCGAACACCTGTTCCACCACCCGGCGAACCGCGGCCGAACTCCGCGCGGCGGGGGGAACGACGCCGCGGACCGAACCCGGTGCCGTCGACCGGCTCACTCCGCAGGAGTTCCAGATCGCCACACTGATCTCACAGGGCCTGACCAATCCGCAGATCGCGGACCAGCTCTTCCTGAGCCCGCGCACGATCGACTATCACCTGCACAAGGTGTTCGCGAAGCTGCACCTCACCTCGCGCACCCAGCTCGTCCGCGACGGACTGCCACACCTGGCGGACCCCGCCTCCTGA
- a CDS encoding (2Fe-2S) ferredoxin domain-containing protein — MPCRIVVCRDCCCGSPKVTGVDHGAQTSRLAEAAPVRVSTCLDVCDQANVIVVQPSSAGRAAGGRPVWLGLVNDRDATEDINTWVRAGGPGIAPCPDILDLYTFTPPRRRPVPRPRFGGA; from the coding sequence GTGCCGTGCCGGATCGTCGTGTGCCGGGACTGCTGTTGCGGCAGTCCCAAGGTGACCGGCGTCGACCACGGCGCGCAGACGTCGCGCCTCGCGGAGGCCGCTCCCGTAAGGGTCTCGACCTGTCTGGACGTGTGCGATCAGGCCAATGTGATCGTCGTGCAGCCCTCCTCGGCCGGGCGCGCGGCCGGTGGGCGGCCGGTCTGGCTCGGACTGGTCAACGACCGTGACGCGACGGAGGACATCAACACCTGGGTGCGGGCCGGCGGACCCGGGATCGCGCCGTGCCCGGACATCCTCGATCTGTACACCTTCACCCCGCCCCGGCGACGCCCCGTGCCCCGGCCGCGGTTCGGCGGCGCCTGA
- a CDS encoding glycosyl hydrolase family 28-related protein — MSRYSTRAAAERVRSRPRRPARIATVVTAAAAGLVLTLTAPVPAALAAPGSGGHGGGGGTPVVTRAALDPALVAGRGAAVDFAEQEAENAATDGTVIGPDRTAYTLPSEASGRTAVRLKPGQYVEFTLPRAANALTVRYSIPDAPEGGGITAPLDVSVDGRHRSTMTLTSRYSWLYNQYPFTNDPRADLLHPDWWITECGCVPASTTPAPTVDKPFRPSHFYDEQRLLLGKRYAAGDTVRLTAPKGGAAAWTVIDLLDTQLVGAPHVEARAANVLAFGADPTGRRDAGDAFDRAVAYAKKRHLKVYLPPGTYQVNRHIVVDDVTIVGAGSWYTVVRGHQVTLDTPAPDGSVHTGVGFYGKDAADGGSHDVHLSGFAVEGDVRERVDTDQVNAVGGALSDSTIDGLYLHHTKVGMWFDGPMTRLRVTRNVIADQIADGLNFHTGVTDSTVSDTFVRNTGDDGLAMWSEKTGNSRNVFSHNTVQTPVIANGIALYGGSDNKVTENLIADPIREGSAIQVGSRFGAEPFAGHLWITDNTTVRSGPFELNWKIGLGAIWFYALERDIDADIQVTGDHFLDTTYNAVMLVSDFPVKDKYAIRGVHFKDIRIDGTGTSVLSARSAGSASFENVDARNVGAVGINNCGSFNFPATGAEFAVQDLGGNDGGGTTGAWMASWELPNTITCDDRPPVVPPPAPAAW, encoded by the coding sequence ATGTCGCGGTACAGCACGCGCGCGGCGGCGGAGCGGGTCCGCAGCCGGCCACGGAGACCGGCCAGGATCGCCACGGTGGTGACGGCGGCGGCCGCCGGACTCGTGCTCACACTCACCGCACCGGTCCCGGCGGCGCTCGCGGCGCCCGGGTCCGGCGGGCACGGCGGTGGCGGGGGAACCCCGGTGGTCACCCGGGCCGCGCTCGACCCGGCGCTGGTGGCGGGGCGCGGCGCGGCCGTGGACTTCGCCGAACAGGAGGCGGAGAACGCGGCGACCGACGGCACCGTCATAGGGCCCGACCGCACCGCCTACACCCTGCCCTCGGAAGCCTCCGGCCGGACCGCCGTACGCCTGAAGCCGGGCCAGTACGTCGAGTTCACGCTGCCGCGCGCCGCCAACGCCCTGACCGTGCGCTACAGCATCCCCGACGCCCCCGAAGGCGGCGGCATCACCGCGCCCCTGGACGTCTCCGTCGACGGCAGGCACCGCTCCACGATGACGCTCACCTCGCGCTACTCGTGGCTCTACAACCAGTACCCGTTCACCAACGACCCCCGGGCCGACCTGCTGCACCCGGACTGGTGGATCACCGAGTGCGGCTGCGTGCCGGCCTCCACCACTCCGGCACCCACCGTCGACAAACCGTTCCGGCCCAGCCACTTCTACGACGAGCAGCGGCTGTTGCTCGGCAAGCGGTACGCGGCGGGGGACACCGTCCGCCTCACCGCGCCCAAGGGCGGCGCCGCCGCCTGGACCGTGATCGACCTGCTCGACACCCAACTCGTCGGCGCGCCGCACGTCGAGGCGCGCGCGGCGAACGTCCTCGCGTTCGGCGCCGACCCCACCGGCCGGCGCGACGCGGGCGACGCGTTCGACCGGGCGGTCGCCTACGCGAAGAAGCGGCACCTCAAGGTGTACCTGCCGCCGGGCACCTACCAGGTGAACCGTCACATCGTCGTGGACGACGTGACGATCGTCGGAGCGGGCAGCTGGTACACGGTGGTCAGGGGGCACCAGGTCACCCTCGATACCCCGGCCCCCGACGGCTCCGTCCACACCGGTGTCGGTTTCTACGGCAAGGACGCGGCGGACGGCGGCAGTCACGACGTCCACCTGTCCGGGTTCGCCGTCGAGGGCGACGTCCGCGAGCGCGTCGACACCGATCAGGTCAACGCCGTCGGCGGGGCGCTGAGCGACTCGACGATCGACGGACTCTACCTGCATCACACCAAGGTCGGTATGTGGTTCGACGGACCGATGACGCGCCTGCGCGTCACCCGCAACGTGATCGCCGACCAGATCGCCGACGGCCTCAACTTCCACACCGGCGTGACCGATTCCACCGTCTCGGACACCTTCGTCCGCAACACCGGTGACGACGGTCTGGCCATGTGGTCGGAGAAGACCGGCAATTCGCGCAACGTCTTCTCCCACAACACCGTGCAGACCCCCGTCATCGCCAACGGCATCGCGCTCTACGGGGGTTCGGACAACAAGGTCACCGAGAACCTGATCGCCGATCCCATCAGGGAGGGCAGCGCGATCCAGGTCGGCTCCCGCTTCGGCGCCGAGCCGTTCGCCGGGCACCTGTGGATCACGGACAACACCACGGTCCGCTCGGGGCCGTTCGAGCTGAACTGGAAGATCGGGCTCGGCGCGATCTGGTTCTACGCGCTGGAGCGTGACATCGACGCCGACATCCAGGTCACCGGTGACCACTTCCTCGACACCACCTACAACGCGGTCATGCTGGTCTCCGATTTCCCGGTGAAGGACAAGTACGCGATCCGGGGCGTCCACTTCAAGGACATCCGCATCGACGGCACCGGCACGTCGGTGCTCAGCGCCCGCTCCGCCGGCTCGGCTTCCTTCGAGAACGTGGACGCCCGCAACGTCGGCGCGGTCGGCATCAACAACTGCGGATCGTTCAACTTCCCCGCCACAGGCGCCGAGTTCGCGGTGCAGGACCTCGGCGGCAACGACGGGGGCGGCACGACGGGCGCCTGGATGGCGTCCTGGGAACTGCCGAACACCATCACCTGCGACGACCGGCCCCCGGTGGTACCGCCGCCGGCCCCGGCGGCCTGGTGA
- a CDS encoding DUF2637 domain-containing protein, producing the protein MNDDYPDLSFARYEQPPDYPGGPGTDRYGGAADALYEPGWDPVEELTYLLQDAAAAEQDATVPPPRGEPSYDDDPSGDPMDNLVRITAELPPIRRSSKGHRKVRVRKPRSGWLQTVSFVIAAMTAVIVSMVSVFGGMVAYAPLRHIASTTQTGSGPWWPLLIYGPWMVASLSVLRAALHRRRAVHSWYVVLLFSFVAVMFCVADAHKSVTGVAAAVVPALASLTCFQQLVRQITLTRPPRQRTSRHRQRPEPASPKRVETKTGSGNRKTPRA; encoded by the coding sequence GTGAACGACGACTATCCGGACCTCTCCTTCGCTCGGTACGAGCAACCTCCCGACTACCCGGGCGGGCCCGGCACCGACCGGTACGGCGGTGCCGCCGACGCCCTCTACGAACCGGGCTGGGACCCGGTCGAGGAACTCACGTACCTCTTGCAGGACGCGGCGGCCGCGGAGCAGGACGCCACCGTGCCGCCACCTCGCGGTGAACCCTCCTACGACGACGACCCGTCCGGCGATCCGATGGACAACCTGGTCCGGATCACCGCCGAGTTACCGCCCATCCGGCGTTCCTCGAAGGGGCATCGGAAGGTGCGGGTCCGCAAGCCCCGGTCCGGCTGGCTGCAGACCGTGAGCTTCGTGATCGCAGCGATGACCGCCGTCATCGTGTCGATGGTGAGTGTCTTCGGCGGCATGGTGGCCTACGCGCCACTGCGGCACATCGCGTCCACCACCCAGACCGGCTCGGGACCGTGGTGGCCTCTACTCATCTACGGTCCCTGGATGGTGGCGTCGCTCTCGGTCCTGCGCGCCGCACTGCACCGACGCCGCGCCGTGCACTCGTGGTACGTCGTCCTGCTGTTCTCCTTCGTCGCCGTGATGTTCTGCGTGGCCGACGCGCACAAGTCCGTCACCGGGGTGGCCGCGGCCGTCGTACCGGCGCTCGCGTCGCTCACCTGCTTCCAGCAACTGGTCCGGCAGATCACCCTCACCAGGCCACCGCGCCAGCGCACGTCCCGGCACCGGCAGCGTCCCGAGCCCGCGTCGCCGAAGCGCGTGGAGACCAAGACCGGTTCCGGCAACCGGAAGACACCGCGCGCCTGA
- a CDS encoding TioE family transcriptional regulator — MKHLRPFDLAREHGISTQAVRNYERDGFIPFAERTPSGYRTYTETHAVALRAYLALVRAHGHGTGGQIMRSLHAGDLDAALTAVDRGHAQLLRDRGTLDAVGRAVEHLARRGGPAGPDPSAEASAGGGPLNVGDLARRLGVTAATLRNWEAAGILAPAREPVTGHRVYAAADVRDAELAHLLRRGGHPLEHIGTVVRQIRTAGGTEALAAALDDWRRRLTARGVDMLDAAARLAGYVALLGVRPPGGSPGPGV; from the coding sequence ATGAAGCACCTGCGCCCGTTCGACCTGGCTCGTGAGCACGGCATCTCGACCCAGGCGGTGCGCAACTACGAGCGGGACGGGTTCATCCCGTTCGCCGAGCGCACCCCGTCCGGCTACCGGACCTACACCGAGACACACGCGGTGGCCCTGCGCGCCTATCTGGCGCTCGTCCGGGCGCACGGGCACGGCACGGGCGGACAGATCATGCGGTCGCTCCACGCGGGCGACCTCGACGCCGCACTGACCGCCGTCGACCGCGGCCACGCCCAACTGCTGCGCGACCGGGGGACGCTGGACGCGGTCGGGCGGGCCGTCGAGCATCTGGCCCGGCGTGGAGGTCCCGCCGGACCGGATCCCTCCGCGGAAGCCTCCGCCGGCGGCGGGCCGCTGAACGTCGGCGATCTCGCGCGCCGCCTCGGGGTCACCGCGGCGACCCTCCGCAACTGGGAGGCGGCGGGCATCCTCGCACCCGCCCGGGAACCGGTCACCGGACATCGCGTGTACGCCGCCGCCGACGTCCGCGACGCGGAGCTGGCCCATCTGCTCAGGCGCGGCGGCCATCCGCTGGAGCACATCGGCACGGTCGTCCGGCAAATCCGTACCGCCGGCGGCACCGAGGCGCTGGCCGCCGCCCTCGACGACTGGCGGCGACGGCTCACCGCCCGCGGGGTGGACATGCTCGACGCGGCGGCCCGACTCGCGGGCTACGTCGCGCTCTTGGGTGTCCGCCCGCCCGGTGGAAGTCCGGGCCCCGGGGTGTGA
- a CDS encoding ATP-binding cassette domain-containing protein, translating to MNREAEESVTTPHDEDAPRPAHGRGTAAVGTRPVSRPGAPHAADRHDLIRVHGARENNLRNVHVEIPKRRLTVFTGVSGSGKSSLVFDTIAAESQRLINETYSAFVQGFMPTPARPDVDVLDGLTTVIRVDQRPMGAHARSTVGTATDAGALLRVLFSRLAEPHIGTQRAFAFNVPSADGSGVLVVNGRTTEKEFSVVGGMCPRCEGMGHVSDIDPAQLFDDTRSLADGAITVPGWKADGWVVRTFTESGFLDPSRPVRDYTEEERYDLLHRDPVKVRVNGISATYEGLLARVRKSFLNKDKETLQPHVRAFVERAVTFSVCPGCHGTRLSEAARSAKIGGVSIADACATQIGDLAPWVRGLTDPSVRSLVPVLAATLESFVEIGLGYLTLDRASSTLSGGEAQRTKMVRHVGSALTDVTYVFDEPTAGLHPHDIRRVNELLLRLRDKGNTVLVVEHKPETILFADHVVDLGPGAGKEGGEVVFEGTVEGLRAGGTLTGRHLDDRASLKPSVRERTGVLEVRGASAHNLRDVDVDIPLGVLTVVTGVAGSGKTSLVHGSVAGRDGVITMEQSPIRGTRRSNPATCTGLLDPVRRAFARANGVKPALFSPNSEGACPTCKGAGVLHTDLAALAGVAVVCEECEGRRFQASVLRYRLGGRDIGEVFAMPVTEAAEFFRGGPARTPAASAVLDRLAEVGLGHLTLGRPLTTLSGGERQRLKLAAHMAGEGSVYLLDEPTSGLHLADVEQLLALLDRLVDAGKSVVVVEHHQAVMAHADWIVDLGPGAGDEGGRVVFEGTPADLVAARSTLTGEHLARYVGA from the coding sequence ATGAACCGGGAAGCCGAGGAATCCGTCACCACGCCCCACGACGAGGACGCGCCGCGTCCGGCACACGGGAGGGGCACCGCCGCGGTCGGCACACGGCCGGTCTCCCGTCCGGGCGCCCCCCACGCCGCCGACCGGCACGATCTGATCCGGGTGCACGGGGCACGCGAGAACAACCTCAGGAACGTCCACGTCGAGATCCCCAAGCGGCGGCTCACGGTGTTCACCGGGGTCTCCGGCTCGGGCAAGAGCTCCCTGGTGTTCGACACGATCGCCGCGGAGTCGCAGCGCCTGATCAACGAGACCTACAGCGCCTTCGTCCAGGGCTTCATGCCGACCCCGGCGCGGCCCGACGTCGACGTGCTCGACGGACTGACCACCGTGATCCGTGTCGACCAGCGGCCGATGGGCGCGCACGCCCGCTCCACGGTGGGAACCGCCACCGACGCCGGCGCGCTGCTGCGCGTCCTCTTCAGCCGCCTCGCGGAACCGCACATCGGCACGCAGCGGGCGTTCGCCTTCAACGTCCCCTCGGCCGACGGGTCGGGCGTCCTGGTGGTCAACGGCAGGACGACCGAGAAGGAGTTCAGCGTGGTCGGCGGCATGTGCCCGCGCTGCGAGGGCATGGGCCACGTCTCGGACATCGACCCCGCCCAACTTTTCGACGACACCAGGTCCCTGGCCGACGGGGCGATCACCGTCCCCGGCTGGAAGGCCGACGGCTGGGTGGTGCGGACCTTCACCGAGTCGGGCTTCCTCGACCCCTCCAGACCGGTCCGTGACTACACCGAGGAGGAGCGGTACGACCTCCTGCACCGGGACCCGGTCAAGGTCAGGGTGAACGGGATCAGCGCCACCTACGAAGGTCTCCTCGCGCGGGTGAGGAAGTCTTTCCTGAACAAGGACAAGGAGACCCTTCAGCCGCACGTCCGCGCCTTCGTGGAGCGGGCGGTGACGTTCTCCGTCTGCCCCGGGTGCCACGGCACCCGGCTCAGCGAGGCGGCACGGTCCGCGAAGATCGGAGGTGTCAGCATCGCCGACGCCTGCGCGACGCAGATCGGCGACCTCGCCCCCTGGGTGCGCGGACTGACCGACCCGTCCGTCAGGTCGCTCGTCCCGGTGCTCGCCGCGACTCTCGAATCGTTCGTCGAGATCGGCCTCGGCTACCTCACGCTCGACCGGGCGTCGAGCACCCTCTCGGGCGGTGAGGCCCAACGCACCAAGATGGTCCGCCATGTGGGCTCCGCGCTCACGGATGTCACGTACGTCTTCGACGAGCCCACGGCCGGTCTGCACCCGCACGACATCCGGCGCGTGAACGAACTGCTGCTCCGGCTGCGCGACAAGGGCAACACCGTGCTGGTGGTGGAGCACAAGCCCGAGACCATCCTGTTCGCCGACCACGTCGTCGACCTGGGACCGGGGGCCGGCAAGGAGGGCGGCGAGGTGGTCTTCGAGGGCACCGTCGAGGGACTGCGGGCCGGCGGCACCCTCACCGGACGGCACCTGGACGACCGGGCGTCGCTGAAACCGTCCGTGCGTGAGCGGACCGGGGTGCTGGAGGTGCGGGGCGCGAGCGCGCACAACCTGCGCGACGTCGACGTGGACATCCCGCTCGGTGTGCTCACCGTGGTCACCGGGGTCGCGGGGTCCGGCAAGACCTCGCTGGTCCACGGCTCGGTGGCCGGCCGGGACGGCGTGATCACGATGGAGCAGTCGCCGATCAGGGGAACCCGACGCAGCAACCCGGCCACCTGCACCGGCCTGCTCGACCCGGTCCGCAGGGCGTTCGCCCGGGCCAACGGGGTCAAGCCCGCGTTGTTCAGCCCCAACTCCGAGGGCGCCTGCCCCACGTGCAAGGGCGCCGGTGTCCTCCACACCGACCTGGCGGCCCTGGCCGGTGTCGCCGTCGTCTGCGAGGAGTGCGAGGGACGGCGGTTCCAGGCGTCGGTGCTCCGGTACCGGCTCGGCGGACGGGACATCGGCGAGGTGTTCGCGATGCCGGTGACCGAGGCGGCGGAGTTCTTCCGCGGTGGTCCCGCGCGGACGCCCGCCGCGTCCGCCGTCCTGGACCGGCTCGCCGAGGTCGGTCTCGGCCACCTCACTCTCGGCCGCCCGCTCACCACCCTCTCCGGCGGCGAACGGCAACGCCTCAAGCTGGCCGCGCACATGGCGGGGGAGGGCAGCGTCTATCTCCTCGACGAGCCGACCAGCGGGCTGCACCTCGCCGATGTCGAGCAGCTGCTCGCCCTGCTCGACCGGCTCGTGGACGCCGGCAAGTCGGTCGTCGTGGTCGAGCACCATCAGGCGGTCATGGCCCACGCCGACTGGATCGTCGACCTCGGCCCGGGCGCGGGCGACGAAGGCGGCAGGGTCGTCTTCGAGGGCACCCCGGCGGACCTGGTCGCCGCCCGCTCCACCCTCACGGGCGAGCACCTCGCGCGGTACGTCGGCGCCTGA
- a CDS encoding DUF899 domain-containing protein, which yields MTTTSEHTSGDLTGKPPVVDLAAWQAARDELLVREKAHTREGDALAAARRRLPMVELDGTVEVVGPDGPVPFLDLFQGRDELVVYQHMWHDGAPHQGQCEGCTTTAWHLKDAVYLNARGVSLAILTTGPWDEVAPYVDFMGYTQPWYSVRGVDAPIGGAMGHIVCFLREGDRVFLTYSTTGRGNEPVNGSLALLDMTSYGRGEEWEDNPEGRTVLGDVREGHPAVGRQACWYWRSDADGVATWGPTSRPVPQWTRPGATPVETLGRQEHCH from the coding sequence ATGACGACCACGTCCGAGCACACGAGCGGCGACCTCACGGGCAAGCCGCCCGTCGTCGACCTGGCCGCCTGGCAGGCGGCACGCGACGAGCTGCTGGTGCGCGAGAAGGCCCACACCCGCGAGGGGGACGCCCTCGCCGCGGCCCGCCGCCGGCTGCCGATGGTCGAGCTCGACGGCACGGTCGAGGTCGTCGGACCCGACGGCCCGGTCCCGTTCCTCGACCTGTTCCAGGGCCGCGACGAGCTCGTGGTCTACCAGCACATGTGGCACGACGGCGCACCGCACCAGGGCCAGTGCGAAGGCTGCACCACCACGGCGTGGCACCTCAAGGACGCCGTCTACCTCAACGCCCGCGGCGTCTCCCTGGCCATCCTGACCACGGGACCCTGGGACGAAGTCGCCCCGTACGTCGATTTCATGGGCTACACCCAGCCCTGGTACTCGGTGCGCGGCGTGGACGCGCCGATCGGTGGCGCGATGGGCCACATCGTCTGTTTCCTGCGCGAGGGCGACCGGGTGTTCCTCACCTACTCCACGACGGGCCGCGGCAACGAGCCGGTCAACGGATCACTCGCCCTGCTCGACATGACGTCCTACGGCCGCGGCGAGGAGTGGGAGGACAACCCCGAGGGCCGCACCGTGCTGGGCGACGTACGCGAGGGACACCCGGCCGTGGGCCGTCAGGCCTGCTGGTACTGGCGCTCGGACGCGGACGGCGTCGCCACCTGGGGTCCGACCAGCCGCCCCGTACCGCAGTGGACCCGCCCGGGCGCGACACCCGTGGAGACCCTCGGCCGGCAGGAACACTGCCACTGA
- a CDS encoding NAD(P)-dependent oxidoreductase: MERARVLLLDAAPGELLDRELERLLGHGLAVTLNLRRVADPAGARTAWAGLVDFTDFDPFDEAALLAETVRDGLGHHAVKSRAGVPLRAGFLAAATDTGLANRLRVIGRAGAGTDHVELAAAVRHGVTVTHTPGSNANAVAEFALAQLLALTRDLRSHDDTAHRGEWHAPAVPAVELAELTLGIVGLGRVGHALAERATALGMQVQVLSRRRTDTLVPQAPSLAALSATSDVVSLHLPLTPQTRGLVGREELALMRPGSILLNTARGGIVDERALADALLDPAHPLKAAAVDTFLHEHAAFASPLFGVPGALLTPHIAGMTRSAMATAAVRCADQIAALLAGRPHGVPVVT, from the coding sequence GTGGAGCGGGCCCGAGTACTGCTGCTGGACGCGGCTCCCGGCGAGTTGCTCGATCGTGAGCTGGAGCGGCTGCTCGGCCATGGACTGGCCGTCACGCTGAACCTCCGGCGGGTGGCCGACCCGGCGGGCGCGCGGACCGCGTGGGCCGGACTGGTGGACTTCACCGACTTCGATCCCTTCGACGAGGCCGCGCTACTGGCCGAGACCGTCCGGGACGGGCTGGGCCACCACGCGGTCAAGTCCCGCGCGGGGGTGCCACTGCGGGCCGGGTTCCTCGCGGCGGCGACGGACACCGGCCTGGCCAACCGGCTCCGCGTCATCGGCCGGGCCGGAGCGGGCACCGATCACGTCGAGCTGGCGGCCGCCGTCCGTCACGGGGTCACCGTGACCCACACCCCGGGTTCCAACGCGAACGCCGTCGCCGAGTTCGCCCTCGCCCAACTGCTCGCCCTGACCCGGGATCTCCGCTCTCATGACGACACCGCGCACCGCGGCGAATGGCACGCCCCGGCCGTACCGGCGGTGGAACTGGCCGAACTGACCCTCGGAATCGTCGGACTGGGCCGCGTCGGCCACGCCCTGGCGGAGCGGGCGACCGCCCTCGGCATGCAGGTACAGGTCCTCTCACGGCGCCGGACCGACACCCTGGTGCCCCAAGCCCCGTCCCTCGCCGCGTTGTCGGCCACCAGCGACGTGGTCTCCCTGCATCTGCCGCTCACTCCGCAAACCCGCGGGCTGGTCGGCCGGGAGGAGCTGGCGCTGATGCGGCCGGGGTCGATCCTGCTGAACACCGCGCGGGGCGGAATCGTCGACGAGCGGGCGTTGGCCGACGCGCTGCTCGACCCCGCGCATCCGCTCAAGGCTGCCGCCGTCGACACCTTCCTGCACGAGCACGCCGCCTTCGCCTCACCGCTCTTCGGCGTTCCGGGCGCCCTGCTCACCCCGCACATCGCCGGGATGACACGGAGCGCCATGGCCACGGCGGCCGTCCGTTGCGCGGACCAGATCGCCGCGCTGCTCGCCGGCCGCCCGCACGGCGTGCCCGTGGTGACCTGA